Within Thermococcus celer Vu 13 = JCM 8558, the genomic segment CGGGAACATCAGGGACGCCGGGGATCCGGTGGAGCTGGCGAGGCGCTACGAAGGGGAGGGGATAGACGAGATAGTCTTCCTCGACATAACCGCCTCGCACGAGGGGCGGGGGATCCTTCTGAGGCTCGTCGAGAGGATAGCGGAGGAGATATACGTCCCCTTCACGGTCGGGGGCGGAATAAGGACGGTGGAGGAGGCCAGGGAGATAATCAAGCGCGGCGCCGACAAGGTCTTCATCAACACCGCCGCGGTGGAGAGGCCGGGGCTCGTGAGGGAGATAGCGGAGGTGGTTGGAACCGCGAACCTCGTCGTCGCGATAGACGCGAAGTGGAACGGGAGGTTCTGGGAGGTCCACACCCACGGCGGAAGGAGGGCGAGGGGAATAGATGCCGTGGAGTGGGCCAGAACCGTTGAACAGCTTGGGGCCGGCGAGATACTCCTGACG encodes:
- the hisF gene encoding imidazole glycerol phosphate synthase subunit HisF, which produces MLAKRIIAALDVRNGRVVKGIRFGNIRDAGDPVELARRYEGEGIDEIVFLDITASHEGRGILLRLVERIAEEIYVPFTVGGGIRTVEEAREIIKRGADKVFINTAAVERPGLVREIAEVVGTANLVVAIDAKWNGRFWEVHTHGGRRARGIDAVEWARTVEQLGAGEILLTSMDTDGTKNGFDVPLTRAVVDAVDIPVIASGGAGKPEHFYEAFKAGAEAALAASIFHYGEYTVGELKGFLAERGVPVRLDY